The proteins below come from a single Microtus ochrogaster isolate Prairie Vole_2 chromosome 8, MicOch1.0, whole genome shotgun sequence genomic window:
- the Rbmxl2 gene encoding RNA-binding motif protein, X-linked-like-2 has protein sequence MVEADRPGKLFIGGLNLETDEKALEAAFGKYGRIIEVLLMKDRETSKSRGFAFVTFENPADAKAAARDMNGKSLDGKAIKVAQLPPPRRDPYLGPRDDGYSPRESYSSRDYGSARDPRDFAPSPRDYSYRDYGHSSARDECPSRGYCERDGYGGRERDYAEHPSGGSYRDPFDGYGDPRGAGPARGPPPSYGGGRYEEYRGCSPDGYGGRDSYRSERYSSGRERVGRPERGLPPPVERSCPTPRDSYSRSGRRAPPRGGGRVGSRLERGGGRSRY, from the exons ATGGTCGAAGCCGACCGTCCGGGGAAGCTCTTCATTGGAGGGCTCAACCTGGAAACCGACGAGAAAGCCCTCGAGGCGGCCTTCGGCAAGTACGGCCGCATCATCGAGGTGCTCCTGATGAAGGACCGGGAAACCTCCAAGTCCAGAGGCTTCGCCTTCGTCACCTTCGAGAACCCCGCGGACGCCAAGGCCGCCGCCCGCGACATGAACGGCAAGTCCCTGGATGGTAAGGCCATCAAGGTGGCCCAG CTGCCGCCGCCGCGCCGCGACCCCTACCTGGGCCCGCGCGACGACGGCTACTCGCCCCGGGAGAGCTACTCGAGCCGCGACTACGGGAGCGCCCGCGACCCGCGCGACTTCGCGCCCTCGCCGCGCGACTACAGCTACCGCGACTATGGCCACTCGAGCGCCCGCGACGAATGCCCTTCCAGGGGCTACTGCGAGCGCGACGGCTACGGGGGCCGCGAGCGCGACTACGCCGAGCACCCCAGCGGAGGCTCCTACCGAGACCCCTTCGACGGCTACGGGGACCCGCGGGGCGCCGGCCCTGCCCGAGGTCCGCCGCCATCTTACGGCGGAGGCCGCTATGAAGAGTACCGCGGCTGCTCGCCCGACGGCTACGGCGGCCGCGACAGCTACCGCAGCGAGCGCTACTCGAGTGGCCGCGAGCGCGTGGGCAGGCCGGAGCGTGGGCTGCCGCCGCCTGTGGAACGAAGCTGCCCGACCCCGCGCGACTCGTACAGCCGCTCGGGCCGCCGGGCGCCCCCCAGGGGCGGAGGCCGAGTGGGAAGCCGCCTGGAGCGAGGTGGAGGTCGGAGCAGGTACTGA